A part of Methanohalobium evestigatum Z-7303 genomic DNA contains:
- the iscB gene encoding RNA-guided endonuclease IscB: MRVFVLSKNKKPLMPTRPAKARRLLESGKAKVVRRSPFTIKLLYDTAEYTQPVIAGMDSGSKHIGCAAVANDEVLYQSEVELRDDVSKKVQQRASYRRNRRSRKTRYRKPRFNNRGNSKKDGRIAPSIKSKVQSHERERRFVESILPVKKWIVETTSFDIHKITNPNVSGTDY; the protein is encoded by the coding sequence ATGCGTGTATTTGTTTTAAGCAAAAATAAGAAACCGTTAATGCCTACGAGACCAGCTAAAGCCAGAAGATTGCTGGAATCCGGTAAAGCAAAGGTCGTCAGAAGGTCTCCGTTTACTATCAAATTGTTATACGATACAGCAGAGTACACCCAGCCTGTAATTGCCGGGATGGATTCCGGCTCAAAACACATCGGGTGTGCTGCTGTTGCTAACGACGAAGTACTGTATCAGTCTGAAGTCGAATTGAGAGATGACGTGTCAAAGAAAGTACAACAAAGAGCCAGTTACAGGAGAAACAGGAGGTCAAGAAAGACAAGGTACAGAAAACCGAGATTCAACAACAGGGGAAATTCCAAGAAAGACGGAAGAATAGCTCCATCCATCAAGAGCAAAGTGCAGTCCCACGAAAGAGAAAGAAGATTCGTTGAATCCATCCTACCTGTTAAGAAATGGATAGTAGAAACTACCTCATTTGATATACACAAAATCACAAATCCGAATGTATCAGGTACAGATTACTAG